The DNA window AGCGACAGGCCGCCGAGCCCCGAGCCCTCCCGGCGCTGCACCAGGGCGTGCAGGCGCACGCCGGCCAGCTCGTCGGGGAGGGCGACCACGGCCGCCTCCCTGACATCCCGGTGCTGGAGGATGACCTGCTCGACCTCCTGCATGTTGGTCCGCACACCGCGGACCTTCACGTGGAAGTCGTTACGGCCCTCCAGGACGTACGCACCGTCCTGGCGACGGGTGACCATGTCGCCGGTGCGGTAATAGGCGCCGAGGTGGGCGCCGTCCGGGTGCGGCACGAACACGCCTTCGTTGCGCGCGGTTTCGAGGTACCCGGAAGTCTGGAAAGGGGTGGCGACCAGCAGTTCGCCGGTGCCCTCGCCGGGGATGATCCGCCCGTCCTCGTCGAGCAGCAGGGCGTCCACACCCGGGAGCGGGCGGCCGATCGGAATCTTCTCGTCCGGGGAGAGCCGTTCGGCGTCGACCGTGTGCATCAGACTGTCGTTGGTCTCCGTACAGCCGAAGAGATTGTGGAAGCGGGCGGCGGGGAAGAGCGCCGTGAGCCGGGTCAGCAGGGCGTACGGCATCGCGTCACCGGTGAAGATCACGTGCCGCGCCTGCCCGAAGACCGGCCCATCGGGCCGCGCGGCCTCCGCCGCCTCCGCCGCCTCCGCCAGCAGGCGGTAGAACATCGGCACGGCCTGGACGACCTCCGGGCCCTCCTGCTCGAAGAGCCCGAGCAGATACGCCGGATCGGTGGCCCGGTCCTGGTCGACGAGGACGACCTTGCCGCCGGCCGCGAGGGTGGACCAGACGTCCAGCAGCGACAGGTCGAAGTTCAGGGGGGCGTAGCTGAGGACGGAGGTGCCCGGCGCCACGAACTGTCCGGCGCCCCAGTCGAGGAAGTTGTCCACGGCCGCACCGAGCAGCGGGACGATCTTGGGGGTGCCGGTGGAACCCGAGGTCGTGAGGAAGAGCGACGCCTGGGCGGCCGGCGGCAGTACGAAGCCCTCGGCGCCCGGGGGCCCCGCCACCTCTCGTGCCCCCACCGTGGGGCGGCCGCCTCCGGGCTCGGTCGAGACCGTCAGGACGTGGGAGCAGGATGCCTGCCGGCCGAGGGTCTGAAGGACGTCCTCACCGAGCTCCGGCGAGGGCAGCAGGATCTGCCGCCGCTCCATCAGAAGGGCGATGACCAGGGCGATCGCGCCGGGCGACTTCTTCACGGAGAGGGCGACCGGCCGCCCGGCGGGGAGGCCGAGGTCCGCCAGCTGCGTACGGAGGTCCTGGGCCGTGCTCAGCAGGTCCCCGTAGGTGACCCGCTCCTCCCGGAAGACGAGGGCGGTTCCGTGCGGTCGCAGTGCCGCCTGGTCGGTGAGGTGGTCCAGGAATCCCTGGGAAGGCATGGTCTCCTCGCAATCGCTTTGGCAGAGGGGTGGGAACCCCGGCCGCCTGGCGGGGAATCGGTACTGGCGGCCGGGGTTCCGTCTTGAGGGGCCGGCGCGGCGGTGCGGGCACGGGGCGCCGGAGTGGCGGGAGCGCGGTGGAGCCGCGGTGGCGGTGCGCGGTGACGCTCCCGGCGGGGTGGCTCTGCTCGCGGAGGAGCACCGGCCGGACCGCCGGCCGGAGCCGGCCGGTCAGATGCCCGAGGCCAGCTTGAGGCCGATGATGCCGCCGACGATCGACGCGAAGCACAGGACCTTCTCCTTGGTGATCTTCTCCTTGAAGATCACCGAGCCGAGGAGGACGGTGCCGACGGAGCCGATGCCGGTCCAGATCGCGTAACCGACGCCGACGTCCAGCGTCCGCAGCGAAAGACTCAGGGTGAAGATGCCACCGGCGGCCGCCAGCAGGGTGAAGACGGAGGGCCACAGGCGGGTGAAACCCTTGGTGGCGTTAGTGCCGAGGGCGAAGGCGACCTCGAAGACGGAGGCGATGAGCAGCCAGATCCAGGCCATGACGTGGTTCTCCTTGGTGATGTGGGTTCTTGGGGGGTGCGGCGCGGCGGCCTTCAGGCCACGGGGAGCGGTATTGGTGCGGGTTGTCGTGCTGCGGGTCGCCGCGCCGCCTGCTGTTCTGCCGCGAGTACCTCGTCGACGACCTTGGTGAGGAAGGCGCGTTGGGGCATGCCCTCGACCTTGGTGCGGCCCTCCCCGATGAAGAGGGTGGGGACGGTCTTGATCCCGAGGTCCTCGTGTGCGTGGCGCTGGATCCGCTGGTGCGTCTCGTAGTAGCGGCCGGTCCGGAGGGCGGTGCGGTAGCGGCCGGCGTCCAGGCCCAGTCCGCCGGCCAGTTCGGTGAGGACCTCGACATCGCCGATGTCGCGCTCCTCCACGAAGAAGGCCGTCAGAAGTCGTTCGTTGTACTCGGCTCCCTTGCCGTGCTCCAGCGCGAACTGGTAGCCCTCGAAGGCAAGCCGGCTGTACGGCTGCGGTGACACGTCCGGCAGGACGATCGGCGACTCCAGGCGGGCCGCCATCGGGTAGACCACGCTCTTCCAGATGGTCTGGAGGTAGTCCCCCTCGACCAGCAGGGTCGGCGTCGGTTCCGGTCGCAGCTCGTACGGATGCCAGGTGATCTCCACGTCCTTGCCCTCGGTCGCCTGATCCAGGACCTTCTTGGCGAGAAGGCAGAACGGGCAGACGTAGTCGGACCAGATCTCGATCTTCAGAGGCATGTCGGTCACCCGTCGGTCGTGGTGGCGGGCCGCGTCAGCGGACCGGCTCGGGGACCGTCGCAGTGGCCGGCGCGGTCGTCGCCTCGGCCTCGGCCGAGCCGCGGTCGACCAGCTTGAGGCCGATGATTCCGCCGAGGATGGCGACGAAGCAGATGACCTTGCCGAGGTTCAGCGACTCGTCGAAGATCACCGTGCCGAGGAGGACGGTGCCGACGGAGCCGATGCCGGTCCAGATCGCGTAACCGACGCCGACGTCGAGCGTCTTCAGCGCGAGGCTGAGGAAGAAGATGCCGAAGCCGGCGGCGACCGCGGTGATCAGGGACGGTACGAGCTTGGTGAAGCCGTCGGTGGCGTTGGTGCCGAGGGCGAAGATCACCTCGAAGACCGAGGCGATGAGCAAGTAGATCCAGGCCATGTCGAGATCCTTCCGTATTCATTGCTTGCGCAAGCGTTGCTTGTGCACGCAATATTGCACCGGGATGGAGAGCGCGTCAACCCGGAAAAGTGAAGACGTCAGGAAGAGGGGGATTCCCGTGCGGCACAGGGAAGTTCGGAGCGCCGGAGGCAGAGAGCTGGAGCACCCGCCCCGGGAGGAGATACGGCTGGAGAGCGTTCTTCAGGCTCTCGCCGACCCGGCCCGGCTACAGGTCGTCCGCGTACTGGCGGCGCTCGACGAGGAGGGCCTGGCCAGTTGCTCCGCCGCTGCCGCCGGGCTCGGGGTGAGCAAGTCGACGTCGACGCACCACTTCAGAGTGCTGCGGGTGGCCGGCGTGATACGGCAGCACTACCGGGGGACGGCGAAGATGAACACGCTGCGGCGGGCGGATCTGGAGGCGCGCTTCCCGGGACTGCTGGTGGCGGTCGTGGGCGCGGCGGAGCCCGGTCGCCGGCCGGGCCCGGCATGATCCCGGTCCGGTGACCGAGGGCCCGCTTCCGCGCCTAAAGGATCACGTGCGGCAGGAAGCGGGCGTACTCGTCCGTGATCAGGCCCGAGGACTCCCGGATGCCGAGGCCCGCTGCCTCGTTCTCGACGACCCACGCGCCGAGCACCACGCGGTTGCCGTCGAAGTCCGGCAGGGGTGCCAACTCCTGGTAGCAGACGGGCTGTTCACCGACGACCGGTGAATGGGCGGTCCCCGGTCCGTGGATCGTGACGCCCGCGCCCTCGCGGCCGAGCAGCGGCTTGGCGACGAAGCCGGGGCCGTCGGGGGCCGCCAGTTCGCGCGGGCCGTCGAGATACGCGGCGAGCAGGTTGGGGTGGCCGGGGTAGAGCTCCCACAGGATCGCGAGCAGCGCCTTGTTGGAGAGCAGCATCTTCCAGGCGGGCTCGATCCAGCAGGTGCTGCCGGTGCCGCCGCCGTTGTCGAGGGTGTCCAGGACGTGCGGACCGAAGCGGTCGGTCGTCAGCCACTCCCAGGGGTAGAGCTTGAAGCAGCTGCGGATGAAGCGCAGCCGGCCGTCGACGAAGCGGCCCGAGAGCCGGTCCCAGCCGATCTGCTCCACGGACAGCGCCTCGGTGGCGAGCCCGGCCTGCTGGGCCGTCTCGCGCAGATAGGCGACGGTCATCAGGTCTTCGCCGAGCTCGTCGCCGTCCGAGTGGACGAAGTGCACGGGACCGGGCGGCAGGAGGTGCGCCTGGTGCTTCCAGGCGTCGACGAGCCGCTCGTGCAGCGAGTTCCACTGGTCGGCGCCGGGGAAGCGCTCCTCCATCCAGAACCACTGCGGGCTGGCCGCCTCCACCAGCGAGGTGGGCGTGTCGGCGTTGTACTCCAGCATCTTGGCCGGGCCCGTGCCGTCGTACCGGAGGTCGAAACGCCCGTAGACGGAGGGGAGTTCGGCCCGTCGCCGCCACGAGGTGGCGATCCTCGACGCCAGGCGCGGGTCCGTGATGCCGAGGTCGGCGAAGCGGTCGTGCTCGACGATGTGCCCGGCGGCGGCCAGGCACATGGCGTGCAGTTCCTCGACGACCTCCTCCATCGCCTCGACCTCGGGCAGCGAGAACTCGTAGTACGCGCTCTCGTCCCAGTACGGGCGCAGCGACCCGTCCGGGAAGCGGGTCAGCGGGTAGATGAGGCCCTGCTCCTCGACGGTCTGCTGCCAGCCGGGGCGCGGTTCGATCGTGTGTCGCTTCATCGGTGAGTGCCTGGTGCCTGAG is part of the Streptomyces agglomeratus genome and encodes:
- a CDS encoding AMP-binding protein, with amino-acid sequence MPSQGFLDHLTDQAALRPHGTALVFREERVTYGDLLSTAQDLRTQLADLGLPAGRPVALSVKKSPGAIALVIALLMERRQILLPSPELGEDVLQTLGRQASCSHVLTVSTEPGGGRPTVGAREVAGPPGAEGFVLPPAAQASLFLTTSGSTGTPKIVPLLGAAVDNFLDWGAGQFVAPGTSVLSYAPLNFDLSLLDVWSTLAAGGKVVLVDQDRATDPAYLLGLFEQEGPEVVQAVPMFYRLLAEAAEAAEAARPDGPVFGQARHVIFTGDAMPYALLTRLTALFPAARFHNLFGCTETNDSLMHTVDAERLSPDEKIPIGRPLPGVDALLLDEDGRIIPGEGTGELLVATPFQTSGYLETARNEGVFVPHPDGAHLGAYYRTGDMVTRRQDGAYVLEGRNDFHVKVRGVRTNMQEVEQVILQHRDVREAAVVALPDELAGVRLHALVQRREGSGLGGLSLRTHCAASLPRPAIPGSIVVGDVPLPRTPTGKPDRNLIKKNQTERNAA
- a CDS encoding DMT family transporter, which encodes MAWIWLLIASVFEVAFALGTNATKGFTRLWPSVFTLLAAAGGIFTLSLSLRTLDVGVGYAIWTGIGSVGTVLLGSVIFKEKITKEKVLCFASIVGGIIGLKLASGI
- a CDS encoding DsbA family oxidoreductase, translated to MPLKIEIWSDYVCPFCLLAKKVLDQATEGKDVEITWHPYELRPEPTPTLLVEGDYLQTIWKSVVYPMAARLESPIVLPDVSPQPYSRLAFEGYQFALEHGKGAEYNERLLTAFFVEERDIGDVEVLTELAGGLGLDAGRYRTALRTGRYYETHQRIQRHAHEDLGIKTVPTLFIGEGRTKVEGMPQRAFLTKVVDEVLAAEQQAARRPAARQPAPIPLPVA
- a CDS encoding DMT family transporter; this translates as MAWIYLLIASVFEVIFALGTNATDGFTKLVPSLITAVAAGFGIFFLSLALKTLDVGVGYAIWTGIGSVGTVLLGTVIFDESLNLGKVICFVAILGGIIGLKLVDRGSAEAEATTAPATATVPEPVR
- a CDS encoding ArsR/SmtB family transcription factor gives rise to the protein MPVRHREVRSAGGRELEHPPREEIRLESVLQALADPARLQVVRVLAALDEEGLASCSAAAAGLGVSKSTSTHHFRVLRVAGVIRQHYRGTAKMNTLRRADLEARFPGLLVAVVGAAEPGRRPGPA
- a CDS encoding glutathionylspermidine synthase family protein, encoding MKRHTIEPRPGWQQTVEEQGLIYPLTRFPDGSLRPYWDESAYYEFSLPEVEAMEEVVEELHAMCLAAAGHIVEHDRFADLGITDPRLASRIATSWRRRAELPSVYGRFDLRYDGTGPAKMLEYNADTPTSLVEAASPQWFWMEERFPGADQWNSLHERLVDAWKHQAHLLPPGPVHFVHSDGDELGEDLMTVAYLRETAQQAGLATEALSVEQIGWDRLSGRFVDGRLRFIRSCFKLYPWEWLTTDRFGPHVLDTLDNGGGTGSTCWIEPAWKMLLSNKALLAILWELYPGHPNLLAAYLDGPRELAAPDGPGFVAKPLLGREGAGVTIHGPGTAHSPVVGEQPVCYQELAPLPDFDGNRVVLGAWVVENEAAGLGIRESSGLITDEYARFLPHVIL